The stretch of DNA ACTAGTCAGTGTAGAGCTACTAGTCAGTGCTACTAGGCAGTGTAGAGCTACTAGTCAGTGTAGTGTTACTAGTCAGTGTAGTGCTACTAGTCAGTGTAGTGCTACTAGTCAGTGTAGTACTACTAGTCAGTGTAGTGATACTAGTCAGTGGTACTAGTCAGTGTAGAGCTACTAGTCAGTGTAGTGATAATAGTCAGTGCTACTAGTCAGTGTAGTGCTACTAGTCAGTGTAGTGATACTAGTCAGTGTAGTGTTACTAGTCAGTGTAGTGCTACTAGTCAGTGTAGTGCTAGTAGTCAGTGTAGAGCTAATAGTCAGTGTAGAGCTACTAGTCAGTGCTACTAGTCAGTGTAGAGCTACTAGTCAGTGTAGTGATACTAGTCAGTGCTACAAGTCAGTGTAGTGCTACTAGTCAGTGTAGTGATACTAGTCAGTGTAGTGCTACTAGTCAGTGCTACTAGTCAGTGTAGTGATACTAGTCAGTATTACTAGTCAGTGTAGTGATACTAGTCAGTGTAGTGATACTAGTCAGTGCTACTAGTCAGTGTAGTGTTACTAGTCAGTGCTACTAGTCAGTGCAGTGCTACTAGTCAGTACTACTAGTCAGTGTAGTGCTACTAGTCAGTGCTACTAGTCAGTGCTACTAGTCAGTGTAGTGCTACTAGTCCGTGTAGTGCTACTAGAAGGTGCTACTAGTCAGTGCAGTGCTACTAGTCAGTACTACTAGTCAGTGTAGTGATACTAGTCAGTGCTACTAGTCAATGCAGTGCTACTAGTCAGTGCTACTAGTCAGTGTAGTGCTACTAGTCAGTGTAGTGCTACTAGTCAGTGTAGTGCTAGTAGTCAGTGCTACTAGTCAGTATAATGCTACTAGTCAGTGTAGTGCTACTAGTCAGTGTAGTGATACTAGTCAGTGCTACTAGTCAGTGCAGTGCTGCTAGTCAGTGCTACTAGTCAGTGCTACTAGTCAGTGTAGTGCTACTAGTCAGTGCTACTAGTCAGTGTAGTGCTAATAGTCAGTGTAGTGATACTAGTCAGTGCTACTAGTCAGTGCAGTGCTACTAGTCAGTGCTACTAGTCAGTGTAGTGCTACTAGTCAGTGTAGTGCTACTAGTCAGTGTAGTGATACTAGTCAGTGCTACTAGTCAGTGTAGTGCTACTAGTCAGTGTAGTGATACTAGTCAGTGCTACTAGTCAGTGCTACTAGTCAGTGCTACTAGTCAGTGTAGTGCTACTAGTCAGTGTAGTGCTACTAGTCAGTGTAGTGATACTAGTCAGTGCTAATTGTCAGTGTAGTGCTACTAGTCAGTGTAGTGATACTAGTCAGTGTAGAGCTACTAGTCAGTGCTAATTGTCAGTGCTACTAGTCAGTGTAGAGCTACTAGTCAGTGTAGTGCTAGTAGTCAGTGTAGTGCTACTAGTCAGTGTAGAGCTACTAGTCAGTGCTACTAGTCAGTGTAGTACTACTAGTCAGTGTAGAGCTACTAGTCAGTGCTACTAGTCAGTGTAGTGCTACTAGTCAGTGCTACTAGTCAGTGCTACTAGTCAGTGCTACTAGTCAGTGTAGTGCTACTAGTCAGTGTAGTGATACTAGTCAGTGCTACTAGTCAGTGCAGTGCTACTAGTCAGTGCTACTAGTCAGTGTAGTGCTACTAGTCAGTGTAGTGATACTAGTCAGTGCTACTAGTCAGTGTAGTGCTACTAGTCAGTGTAGTGATACTAGTCAGTGCTACTAGTCAGTGCTACTAATCAGTGTAGTGCTACGAGTCAGTGTAGTGCTACTAGTCAGTGTAGTGATACTAGTCAGTGCTAATTGTCAGTGTAGTGCTACTAGTCAGTGTAGTGCTAGTAGTCAGTGTAGTGCTACTAGTCAGTGTAGAGCTACTAGTCAGTGCTACTTGTCAGTGTAGTGCTACTAGTCAGTGTAGAGCTACTAGTCAGTGCTACTAGTCAGTGTAGTGTTACTAGTCAGTGTAGTGCTACTAGTCAGTGTAGTGCTACTAGTCAGTGCTACTAGTCTGAGGCTGAGGCTTACAGGTGGGGTAGGGAGCTGGCTGGGCCTCTGTTGTGAGGAGGGGAGGCTGAGGCTTAAAGCTGGGGTAGGGAGCTGGCTGGGCCTCTGTTGTGAGGAGGGGAGGCTGAAGCTTAAAGCTGGGGTAGGGAGCTGGCTGGGCCTCTGTTGTGAGGAGGGGAGGCTGAGGCTTAAAGCTGGGGTAGGGAGCTGGCTGGGCCTCTGTTGTGAGGAGGGGAGGCTGAGGCTTAAAGCTGGGGTAGGGAGCTGGCTGGGCCTCTGTTGTGAGGAGGGGAGGCTGAGGCTTAAAGCTGGGGTAGGGAGCTGGCTGGGCCTCTGTTGTGAGGAGGGGAGGCTGAGGCTTAAAGCTGGGGTAGGGAGCTGGCTGGGCCTTGGTTGTGAGGAGGGGAGGCTGAGACTTAAAGCTGGGGTAGGGAGCTGGCTGGGCCTCTGTTGTGAGGAGGGGAGGCTGAGGCTTAAAGCTGGGGTAGGGAGCTGGCTGGGCCTCTGTTTTGAGGAGGGGAGGCTGAGGCTTAAAGCTGGGGTAGGGAGCTGGCTGGGCCTCTGTTGTGAGGAGGGGAGGCTGAGGCTTAAAGCTGGGGTAGGGAGCTGGCTGGGCCTCTGTTGTGAGGAGGGGAGGCTGAAGCTTAAAGCTGGGGTAGGGAGCTGGCTGGGCCTCTGTGGTGAGGAGGGGAGGCTGAAGCTTAAAGCTGGGGTAGGGAGCTGGCTGGGCCTCTGTTGTGAGGAGGGGAGGCTGAAGCTTAAAGCTGGGGTAGGGAGCTGGCTTGGCCTCTGTTGTGAGGAGGGGAGGCTGAGGCTTAAAGCTGGGGTAGGGAGCTGGCTGGGCCTCTGTTGTGAGGAGGGGAGGCTGAAGCTTAAAGCTGGGGTAAGGAGCTGGCTGGGCCTCTGTTGTGAGGAGGGGAGGCTGAAGCTTAAAGCTGGGGTAGGGAGCTGGCTGGGCCTCTGTTGTGAGGAGGCTGAAGCTTAAAGCTGGGTTAGGGAGCTGGCTGGGTGTATTTACTCCCCCTGGTTGCTGCGAGCGGGGGGTCGGGCCCCCCTCCCTGGGTCAGCCTCAGCCCTCTCTGGCCCTCTCCCCCATATCCCTGGGGAAGGGAACTGGCTGGAAGTAATGGTGGCCCCTGGTGGCACTGGCCATCCCCCGGTGGTTGCCCCGCACCCGCTTCTGGGCGCCGGCCACCATCCCCCGGGGGTCGACCCACCCAGTCTCTGGAGTAGGACTCTAGAGAGTTTGCTTCCGGATATCGCGTGCATTCAAAATATTGAACGCACGCGATACACAGAACGCACCTAGTGCGGTATCCCAAACCTGCCGATGTTCCGTTGACAATGAACAACTTCAGAACACAAACAGTTTGAAGCATCGGAGGGAGACGTACGAGAGAAGTACTGCGTTATCTGTTGTAACAACTACCTGAAGCATCGGAGGGAGACGTACGAGAGAAGTACTGTGTTATCTGTTGTAACAACTACCTGAAGCATCGGAGGGAGACGTACGAGAGAAGTACTGTGTTATCTGTTGTAACAACTACCTGAAGCATCGGAGGGAGACGTACGAGAGAAGTACTGTGTTATCTGTTGTAACAACTACCTGAAGCATCGGAGGGAGACGTACGAGAGAAGTACTGCGTTTTCTGTTGTAACAACTACCTGAAGCATCGGAGGGAGACGTACGAGAGAAGTACTGTGTTATCTGTTGTAACAACTACCTGAAGCATCGGAGGGAGACGTACGAGAGAAGTACTGCGTTTTCTGTTGTAACAACTACCTGAAGCATCGGAGGGAGACGTACGAGAGAAGTACTGCGTTTTCTGTTGTAACAACTACCTGAAGCATCGGAGGGAGACGTACGAGAGAAGTACTGCGTTTTCTGTTGTACTACCTAGATCCAGTAGTCAACACACCAGTACATTTCAGGGTAGCACTGAAACAATTATCTACCACTTGTacatttgtgttgttgttttgtaaagttgtTTTCTGAGCGTAATAACTTAGAAGTCTGGGTCAAGcttttattatttaaataaatgCAGCGTTGAGTTTTTTCATATCCACTTACTTGTAATATTCTCCAGCTGCCACTAGATGGCGTAGAAACTAAATAAAAACATGTTTACTGTGGCGACTTCACATGAAATCTACTTTCCCTCCCAGTCAGCAAAAAGGGTTGAAAATACTTTTTCAATGGCAAAACGGGTTGAAAAGACGTCATATGAATCAGTTTTGGCCACTGGGCCGGATGCAGCCAGCTTACTGAATTCACCAAGATCATCGTTTTCAGATTAGTTGCTTTGTGTCTTCACAAAAAAAATAGGCCTATCTATTTTCACTCCATCAAAATGAGCGTTGTTTCTCTCAATGTATGTGGCAGTTTttaatctgtctctctgttttgtgtgtgttacaGGGGTATTACAACGTCACAGTACAAATATCAACAACCCATTCTCACATTTTCAATGTTAAAGTCTATTGTTTCATGACTAATTAATTTAAATAATTACAATACCTTGGTGATAGTGTTACTAAGCGATATTAGAACGGAGGATTTGTCTTCATGACGTAAGAGGTCATCTCTATTTACTATTTTCCCACCCACTCCAGAAAACTCGCTTCCGATTGGACTCTGCTCTGTTACCAGGGTAACCAAATGTTTTGGCATTACATCCAAGGAGAGGGCAGGGTTAAGAGCTGGTGAAGTAATGAGCATGGTttatacccctctcctctcctctttctgggTTACCAccttctactactaccattacttctGGTTTACCGCCTTCTGAGTTACCGCCTTCTGGGTTACCGCCTTCAGGGTTACCGCCTTCAGGGTTACCGCCTTCAGGGTTACCGCCTTCTGGGTTACCGCTCTCTGGGTTACCGCCTTCAGGGTTACCGCCTTCAGGGTTACCGCCTTCTGAGTTACCGCCTTCTGGTTTACCGCCTTCTGAGTTACCGCCTTTAGGGTTACCGCCTTCAGGGTTACCGCCTTCAGGGTTACCGCCTTCAGGGTTACCGCCTTCAGGGTTACCGCCTTCAGGGTTACCGCCTTCAGGGTTACCGCCTTCTGAGTTACCGCCTTCTGAGTTACCGCCTTCAGGGTTACCGCCTTCAGGGTTACCGCCTTCAGGGTTACCGCCTTCTGAGTTACCACCTTCTGAGCTACCGCCTTCTGGGTTACCGCCTTCTGAGTTACCGCCTTCTGGGTTACCGCCTTCTGAGTTACCGCCTTCTGGGTTACCGCCTTCTGAGTTACCGCCTTCTGGGTTACCGCCTTCTGGGTTACCGCCTTCTGGGTTACCGCCTTCTGAGTTACCGCCTTCAGGGTTACCGCCTTCTGAGTTACCGCCTTCTGGGTTACCGCCTTCAGGGTTACTGCCttctgcagtagtagtagtagtggtggttttaGTAGTAggaataatagtagtaataataatagtattgataatagtagtagaagtagaagtAATTGTAGCAGCagttgtaatagtagtaattgtagtagtagtaatggtaatggcagtagtattagtagtaatggaggtagtagtggtagtagtagtggtagtagtagtagttgctgtaatagtggtagtagtggaaTAGTATtaatagtaatggtagtagtagtggtagtagtagtattagtaataataatagtataattaatagtagtagtattagtaatattagtagtagtagtagtagtagtattgttagtaatattagtagtagtagtagttgcagtaataatagtagcagtagcagtaatagtaggtGAAGTaataatattagtagtagtagtatcagtaatattagtagtggtagtagtagtagtattaatactattagtagtagtagtagtagtattaatagtagtagtggtagtattaatactattagtagtagtagtcatagtagtatcaatactattagtagtagtagtagtagtattaatagtagtagtggtagtattaatactattagtagtagtagtcatagtagtagcaaTACTattagcagtggtagtagtagaagtagtattaatactattagtagtagtagtcatagtagtattaataatattagtagtagtattaataatattggtagtagtagtagtattattaataatattagtagtagtagtattaataatattagtagtagtagtattaataatATTAGTAGCAGTGGTATTAttaatactagtagtagtagtagtagtagtattaatagtagtagtagtagtagtagtagtagtagtggtagtaataaggAGATTCCCCTGAGATGTTTCCATGCGATGTGTAATTGTGTATTCCTGAAGTGGACGGGGGAGAGCAGCAGCCTGAAGGAGAAGTAGGTCAATGGGAAGAAGATTTAAAATATTAAtcactagtacacacacacacctatgcacgcacacacacacacagagacaaatacACACTTCTTTGCCTGCGAGGATGACTAGCATGGTTCATCTCCCTGTCGATGGTTCAGCTCCCTGTCGATGGTTCAGCTCCCTGTCGATGGTTCAGCTCCCTGTCGATGGTTCAGCCCCCTGTCGTCGGTTCAGCCCCCTGTCGTCGGTTCAGCCCCCTGTCGGTTCAGCTCCCTGTCGACGGTTCAGCTCCCTGTCGATGGTTCAGCCCCCTGTCGGTTCAGCTCCCTGTCGATGGTTCAGCCCCCTGTCGACGGTTCAGCTCCCTGTCGACGGTTCAGCTCCCTGTCGTCGGTTCAGCTCCCTGTCGTCGGTTCAGCCCCCTGTCGGTTCGGCCCCCTGTCGGTTCAGCCCCCTGTCGGTTCAGCTCCCTGTCGGTTCAGCTCCCTGTCGGTTCAGCCCCCTGTCGGTTCAGCTCCATGTCGGTTCAGCTCCCTGTCGTCGGTTCAGCCCCCTGTCGGTTCAGCCCCCTGTCGGTTCAGCTCCCTGTCGATGGTTCAGCTCCCTGTCGGTTCAGCCCCCTGTCGGTTCAGCTCCCTATCGGTTCAGCCCCCTGTCGGTTCAGCCCCCTGTCGGTTCAGCTCCCTGTCGATGGTTCAGCCCCCTGTCGGTTCAGCCCCCTGTCGGTTCAGCTCCCTGTCGATGGTTCAGCCCCCTGTCGGTTCAGCCGCCTGTCGGTTCAGCTCCCTGTCGATGGTTCAGCCCCCTGTCGATGGTTCAGCCCCCTGTCGATGGTTCAGCTCCCTGTCGATGGTTCAGCTCCCTGTCGATGGTTCAGCTCCCTGTCGATGGTTCAGCTCCCTGTCGATGGTTCAGCTCCCTGTCGATGGTTCAGCTCCCTGTCGACGGTTCAGCTCCCTGTCGACGGTTCAGCTCCCTGTCGACGGTTCAGCTCCCTGTCGACGGTTCAGCTCCCTGTCGACGGTTCAGCTCCCTGTCGACGGTTCAGCTCCCTGTCGACGGTTCAGCTCCCTGTCGACGGTTCAGCTCCCTGTCGACGGTTCAGCTCCCTGTCGGTTCAGCTCCCTGTCGATGGTTCAGCTCCCTGTCGATGGTTCAGCTCCCTGTCGACGGTTCAGCTCCCTGTCGATGGTTCAGCTCCCTGTCGGTTCAGCTCCCTGTCGATGGTTCAGCTCCCTGCCGATGGTTCAGCTCCCTGTCGATGGTTCAGCTCCCTGTCGACGGTTCAGCTCCCTGTCGACGGTTCAGCTCCCTGTCGATGGTTCAGCTCCCTGTCGTCGGTTCAGCTCCCTGTCGATGGTTCAGCTCCCTGTCGACGGTTCAGCTCCCTGTCGGTTCAGCTCCCTGTCGATGGTTCAGCTCCCTGTCGACGGTTCAGCTCCCTGTCGACGGTTCAGCTCCCTGTCGGTTCAGCTCCCTGTCGATGGTTCAGCTCCCTGTCGATGGTTCAGCTCCCTGTCGACGGTTCAGCTCCCTGTCGATGGTTCAGCTCCCTGTCGTCGGTTCAGCTCCCTGTCGATGGTTCAGCTCCCTGTCGTCGGTTCAGCTCCCTGTCGATGGTTCAGCTCCCTGTCGACGGTTCAGCTCCCTGTCGGTTCAGCTCCCTGTCGATGGTTCAGCTCCCTGTCGACGGTTCAGCTCCCTGTCGACGGTTCAGCTCCCTGTCGGTTCAGCTCCCTGTGGACGGTTCAGCTCCCTGTCGGTTCAGCTCCCTGTCGACAGTTCAGCTCCCTGTCGACGGTTCAGCTCCCTGTCGATGTCCCTGTCGACGGTTCAGCTCCCTGTCGACGGTTCAGCTCCCTGTCGACGGTTCAGCTCCCTGTCGGTTCAGCTCCCTGTCGATGTCCCTGTCGACGGTTCAGCTCCCTGTCGGTTCAGCTCCCTGTCGATGTCCCTGTCGATGGTTCAGCTCCCTGTCGACGGTTCAGCTCCCTGTCGACGGTTCAGCTCCCTGTCGACGGTTCAGCTCCCTGTCGACGGTTCAGCTCCCTGTCGACGGTTCAGCTCCCTGTCGACGGTTCAGCTCCCTGTCGGTTCAGCTCCCTGTCGATGGTTCAGCTCCCTGTCGATGGTTCAGCTCCCTGTCGTCGGTTCAGCTCCCTGTCGATGGTTCAGCTCCCTGTCGATGGTTCAGCCCCCTGTCGGTTCAGCTCCCTGTCGATGGTTCAGCTCCCTGTCGATGGTTCAGCTCCCTGTCGATGGTTCAGCATGTAGAATAAGAAGCTGAAGGATGGACAAGGTTCTCACATGGTATAATGCTGGTTAGGACAGTGGAGATTTGGAGAGTCAAGCATGCAGTGCCCTCTTTACCCACAATGCATCAATTTCCCCCCCGCAGTGAAACCAAATTATAACCACTGAGGAGACATTAAGCAAGATCCTATttctcacgctgctctacccctctctctccacctctctctctctctcattcactctccctctctccatatcgTTCCCTCTCCTCTTACCCACTCTACCAGTTCTAATCCTTATTCTTTCATACGCTCACTTCATTTTATATCTTACTTTataccctccctccatcccttcccccttccctcctctctccatgtctcgtTCCATCCCTTCCCCCTTCcgaccatctctcctctctccatatctcgTTCCATCCCTTCCCCCTGCcgaccatctctcctctctccatatctcgttccatctctctctctctctctctctctctctctctctctctctctctctctctctctctctctctctctctctctctctctctctctctctctctctctctctgtgtgtgtttccagcCTGATGGCGCTGGGTCGCTAGCTGTGTGTCTAAATGTGCTGCTATCTTAATGACTTACCGGGCAGGGCAGCGTAAAGCGTTCCCCCAGCGTTCGACTGATGATGTCATCAGTTTTAgcgtggagggagacagacagacaggaagtgaaggACATAGTGAATCTAAACTATAGCCAAGTGtcactccatctctcatctctcagaAACCATTTTAcacaactctctctttctctctccccactatCAAAAATCCAACCATACACATGATGAATCACTCAATCCAccagagaggaaaaagagagggagagagagacagtgagagaggatgagagagaggagggagagaggatggagagagaggagggaaagagaggatggaaagagaggatggagagagagagagtatgaagggggaagagggtggagaggggagagcgagaaagaatggagagaatgggggagagaggagagagagggagagatgatggagagaggatggagagagaggagggaaagaggatggaaagagaggatggagagagagagagtatgtagGGAGGAGAGCGAGAAAAGATGGAGcgaatgggggagagaggagagagagaggatgagagagaggagggagtaattCTCCTCACATTCACCTTGCAGTGACAGTTATTTAGCCTGTGTTCGCACTCCCAGACAGCCCAGGCACGAGAAAGTGGGTCACTGGGTTAAAGGCACAGCTACGCAGTTCCCCCCATTCAAGCATCTATCACTCCCTCAccacagagagcagtatcactcctcccccaccagagagcagtatcactcctccccaccacagagagcagaatcactcctcccccaccagagagcagtatcactcctcccccaccacagcgagcagtatcactcctcccccaccagagagcagtatcactcctcccccaccacagagagcagtatcactcctcccccaccacagagagcagtatcactcctcccccaccagagagcagtatcactcctcccccaccacagagagcagtatcactcctccccaccacagagagcagtatcactcctcccccaccagagagcagtatcactcctcccccaccacagagagcagtatgactcctcccccaccacagagagcagtatcactcctcccccaccagagagcagtatc from Salvelinus fontinalis isolate EN_2023a chromosome 20, ASM2944872v1, whole genome shotgun sequence encodes:
- the LOC129817901 gene encoding uncharacterized protein LOC129817901, which produces MVAGAQKRVRGNHRGMAKAQPAPYPSFKLQPPLLTTEAQPAPYPSFKLQPPLLTTEAQPAPYPSFKPQPPLLTTEAKPAPYPSFKLQPPLLTTEAQPAPYPSFKLQPPLLTTEAQPAPYPSFKLQPPLLTTEAQPAPYPSFKPQPPLLTTEAQPAPYPSFKPQPPLLKTEAQPAPYPSFKPQPPLLTTEAQPAPYPSFKSQPPLLTTKAQPAPYPSFKPQPPLLTTEAQPAPYPSFKPQPPLLTTEAQPAPYPSFKPQPPLLTTEAQPAPYPSFKPQPPLLTTEAQPAPYPSFKLQPPLLTTEAQPAPYPSFKPQPPLLTTEAQPAPYPTCKPQPQTSSTD